One genomic window of Paenisporosarcina antarctica includes the following:
- a CDS encoding sensor domain-containing diguanylate cyclase, with the protein MKLKVQTLFIIGISMVLFLAFLMLVTRPLLIRDGDHLDRERLELNLDMVHNYFESEKEDLNRLSLDWAVWDDSFEFIEGNNRNYVERNLMDATFDNLEITHMLFYDKNNQYINGSGIEPIDSSMKQTIQTLIDNTKNQELPFLASTPKGLALIDIEKVYPSNGEGPSNGKMVMIRLIDQLFIETLEMNLSLQLESFTQVTKQSAQLKDIQIISNKQLLGTLYIEEITDGKYIEISMLQNRDYFLQKLDSINNLFITFIVMILMIVLLIYILLDRLIVSRVTTLSGQLRDIQESKDGSTRLGYSRKNKDEIYVLEHTVNDMMQSLEESHEEIKRLAYLDFLTGLPNRFRLQRDFESFAESSERLGILFLDLDGFKAINDVYGHAAGDSLLQAVASRLTTLMQDTPGMVARIGGDEFIILVQHQQQEELGSFAQLITEVISEPYEIQGYTMHITSSLGISQLPKDGQKFYELLNHADTAMYISKKKGKNQFTFYENNSENLS; encoded by the coding sequence ATGAAATTGAAAGTACAGACATTGTTCATTATTGGTATATCCATGGTTCTCTTTCTAGCTTTTCTAATGTTAGTCACCCGTCCACTATTAATTAGGGATGGAGATCACTTGGACCGTGAGCGATTAGAACTAAATCTGGACATGGTACATAATTATTTTGAATCCGAAAAAGAAGATTTGAACAGGCTCTCCTTGGATTGGGCGGTTTGGGACGATTCCTTTGAGTTTATTGAAGGCAATAATAGAAACTATGTCGAACGAAATTTAATGGATGCGACATTTGATAATCTAGAAATTACGCATATGCTATTTTACGATAAGAATAATCAATATATAAACGGCTCAGGGATTGAACCCATCGATTCTTCAATGAAACAAACGATACAAACCCTAATCGATAATACCAAAAATCAAGAACTCCCTTTTCTAGCAAGCACACCAAAAGGACTAGCTTTGATCGATATTGAAAAGGTTTACCCAAGTAATGGTGAGGGGCCATCCAACGGAAAAATGGTTATGATTCGTTTGATTGATCAACTATTTATTGAAACGTTAGAAATGAATTTGTCCTTACAGCTAGAGAGCTTCACTCAAGTCACGAAACAGTCAGCACAGCTTAAGGATATTCAGATTATTAGCAATAAACAACTTCTAGGAACGCTTTATATAGAAGAGATAACCGATGGAAAGTACATTGAAATTTCCATGTTGCAGAATCGGGACTACTTCCTTCAAAAACTAGATAGTATAAATAACTTATTCATTACATTCATCGTGATGATTTTGATGATCGTTTTATTAATTTATATCTTGCTTGACCGACTTATTGTTTCACGCGTTACAACCTTGTCGGGACAACTACGTGATATTCAAGAATCAAAAGATGGATCAACTCGTCTTGGTTACAGCCGAAAAAATAAAGATGAAATTTATGTCTTGGAACATACGGTCAACGACATGATGCAATCCCTTGAAGAATCGCATGAAGAAATTAAACGGCTCGCCTATCTTGATTTTTTAACAGGTCTTCCTAACCGCTTCCGCTTGCAGCGAGATTTTGAATCATTTGCTGAATCTTCAGAGCGACTAGGGATTCTATTCCTTGATTTGGATGGTTTCAAAGCAATAAATGATGTATATGGGCATGCAGCGGGAGATTCTCTTCTTCAAGCAGTCGCGTCCCGTTTAACAACCTTAATGCAAGATACTCCAGGCATGGTAGCTCGTATAGGTGGGGATGAATTCATTATTTTGGTGCAACATCAACAACAAGAAGAACTTGGCTCATTTGCCCAACTAATTACTGAAGTAATTAGTGAACCTTACGAAATACAAGGATACACAATGCACATTACTTCAAGTTTGGGAATAAGTCAGCTACCAAAAGACGGTCAAAAATTTTATGAATTGCTTAACCATGCAGACACTGCCATGTATATATCAAAGAAAAAAGGAAAAAATCAATTTACCTTTTATGAAAACAACTCAGAAAATTTGTCGTGA
- a CDS encoding putative quinol monooxygenase — MSKFSLFGKFIVQEGERDTMVDILLEAAESMKNLDECEIYLINISESELNSVYVYEVWSNENAHQASLTLETTQTLIKRAKPIITGMERISTLETMGGKGISPNSY, encoded by the coding sequence ATGAGTAAATTTAGTTTGTTTGGTAAGTTTATAGTACAAGAAGGCGAACGAGACACAATGGTAGATATTTTGTTAGAAGCAGCAGAATCAATGAAGAATCTAGATGAATGTGAGATATATCTCATAAATATTTCTGAAAGTGAACTAAATTCTGTTTATGTTTATGAAGTGTGGAGCAATGAAAATGCCCATCAAGCTTCTCTTACCCTTGAAACTACACAAACATTAATAAAGCGTGCAAAACCAATCATTACTGGAATGGAGAGAATCAGCACCCTTGAAACAATGGGTGGAAAGGGAATTTCACCGAACTCTTATTAG
- a CDS encoding MetQ/NlpA family ABC transporter substrate-binding protein, whose amino-acid sequence MKFHKIISITIILVLSAMLSACSASEKTNAQSDNKKIKIGATAGPYGDQLNEGIKPYLEKKGYEVEIVEFNDYIQPNVALNEGDIDANVFQNYNYLKNFAEERDMDMIELIKVPTAPIGIYSKKHKSIDDVEDGHTVATSNDPVNQARALIMLEQIGWVKLKEGIEPTKASEKDIAEYIKKIVIEPLDPAQTPRALESVDYAFVNGNFAISSGLKLSEAVELEKTPPSYMIGVTLRGEDKDSQLGKDLIEAYQSEEFKKLNEENEKYQGYVWPDWMK is encoded by the coding sequence ATGAAATTTCATAAAATAATATCTATAACGATCATTCTGGTCCTATCGGCAATGTTATCCGCATGTTCAGCTTCTGAAAAAACGAATGCACAATCCGACAACAAAAAAATCAAAATTGGTGCAACCGCAGGACCTTATGGTGACCAGCTAAACGAAGGAATCAAGCCCTATCTTGAGAAAAAAGGATACGAAGTAGAAATCGTTGAATTCAACGATTATATTCAGCCTAATGTGGCACTAAACGAAGGGGACATTGATGCCAATGTATTCCAAAATTATAATTATTTGAAGAATTTTGCCGAAGAAAGAGATATGGACATGATTGAATTGATAAAGGTACCAACAGCACCTATTGGTATTTATTCTAAAAAACACAAATCTATCGATGATGTCGAAGATGGCCATACAGTAGCCACATCAAATGATCCAGTAAACCAAGCACGTGCATTGATCATGCTTGAACAAATTGGCTGGGTTAAATTGAAAGAAGGAATTGAACCAACAAAAGCATCTGAAAAAGATATTGCCGAGTATATAAAGAAAATAGTGATTGAACCACTTGATCCTGCACAAACGCCAAGAGCACTTGAAAGCGTAGATTATGCATTTGTTAATGGCAACTTTGCCATATCTTCCGGTTTAAAATTATCAGAAGCGGTTGAATTAGAAAAAACGCCGCCTTCTTACATGATCGGGGTTACGTTAAGAGGAGAAGATAAGGACAGCCAACTAGGAAAAGACCTTATAGAGGCTTACCAATCAGAAGAGTTCAAGAAATTAAATGAAGAAAATGAGAAATACCAAGGCTATGTGTGGCCCGATTGGATGAAATAA
- a CDS encoding acyl-CoA dehydrogenase family protein → MEYETKHAKLSEDLSRPFFKTEQHKTLFQQTALLADRFSTRAADIDETGRFAFENFQELKDSQYISLTVPKEYGGKEISLYEFLLLQERLSQGDPSTALCIGWHVGVIFDLREKRKWKEKQFEQLCNEVVQNQVLINRAATEPATGSPTRGGKPQTTAVNTNGKWSITGRKSFTSMAPALDYSLVTATIEETGEIGVFLVDHKLQGVSVEENWDMVGMRGTRSDDLVLSQVELPLDTLVETETGNLNNLPRAWLLHVPACYLGVAIAARNYAVSFASEYKPNSLPGPIKDVPEVQRKIGEMELELLKARHVLYSIAQRWDEEPDKRPDMSAELAAAKHVAVNSANVVVDLAMRIVGAKSLQRSNPLQRYYRDVRAGLHNPPMDDVVISLLARQAFESYK, encoded by the coding sequence ATGGAGTATGAAACTAAACACGCCAAGTTGTCCGAGGATTTATCAAGACCATTTTTCAAAACGGAACAGCACAAAACACTATTTCAACAAACTGCATTATTAGCAGATCGCTTCAGTACTAGAGCTGCTGACATAGATGAAACAGGTCGCTTTGCATTTGAAAACTTTCAAGAATTAAAAGATTCTCAATACATTTCTCTTACTGTTCCAAAAGAATATGGTGGTAAGGAAATTTCATTATACGAATTTCTTCTGTTGCAGGAACGGCTCAGTCAAGGGGATCCTTCTACTGCCTTATGTATTGGTTGGCATGTTGGGGTGATTTTTGACCTCCGAGAGAAGCGCAAATGGAAGGAAAAACAGTTTGAACAACTATGCAACGAAGTAGTTCAAAATCAGGTGTTAATTAATCGAGCGGCTACTGAGCCAGCGACAGGAAGTCCGACTAGGGGAGGTAAGCCGCAAACCACTGCCGTAAATACCAATGGCAAATGGTCGATTACAGGTAGAAAGTCTTTTACCTCGATGGCTCCTGCGCTTGACTATTCATTGGTAACCGCAACGATTGAGGAAACGGGAGAAATTGGTGTCTTTTTAGTTGACCACAAACTTCAGGGAGTAAGTGTTGAGGAAAACTGGGATATGGTTGGAATGCGCGGGACGAGAAGTGATGATCTGGTTCTAAGTCAAGTGGAACTTCCTCTGGATACCCTAGTAGAAACGGAAACTGGAAACCTAAACAATCTCCCAAGGGCTTGGCTACTACATGTTCCTGCTTGTTACCTAGGAGTGGCAATTGCTGCTAGAAATTATGCCGTTTCATTTGCTTCAGAGTATAAACCTAATAGCCTGCCGGGACCAATTAAGGATGTTCCTGAAGTCCAGAGGAAGATCGGCGAAATGGAGCTAGAGCTTTTAAAGGCCAGACATGTACTGTATTCGATTGCACAACGATGGGACGAAGAACCAGATAAACGTCCAGACATGTCAGCAGAGCTAGCTGCCGCAAAACATGTTGCAGTTAACAGTGCCAACGTGGTGGTTGATTTAGCCATGAGGATCGTAGGGGCAAAAAGCCTGCAAAGATCAAATCCACTGCAGAGATATTACCGAGATGTGAGGGCGGGTCTTCATAACCCACCAATGGACGATGTTGTCATTTCACTATTAGCCAGACAGGCTTTTGAATCTTATAAATAA
- a CDS encoding acetyl-CoA C-acyltransferase yields the protein MSVVILEGVRTPFGKFKGSLSGITAKQLGTTAVEELLRRVPQSRNADGVILAQVIQAGQGQNPARKVAVDAGVDLSVPAITLNNVCLAGLASVSDAARRIALHEGQLYIVGGYDSMTNAPHVANLRKNITLGKEVFSDTLDDGLWCSLSDESMGVLTDTINKELGITRYEQDEYALSSQQRAYKAVTKGYFEKEIIPVTTKTGVVTEDEGIRPNSSFEALSRLRPVFLEDGTITAGNASQMSDGASVGIVASESFADKTGQTPLAKIIGWADIAGPDVSLHLKPAQAIEKVLEKTGHTLAEIDLFEINEAFASVAIASCKKLKIPFEKVNINGGAIALGHPLGGTGFRLLLTLIHELKRRGGGKGIATLCGGGGQGTAVLVEVPKGWQ from the coding sequence ATGTCTGTTGTTATTTTAGAAGGAGTACGAACACCATTTGGGAAATTTAAAGGGAGTCTTTCAGGCATCACAGCAAAACAGTTGGGAACTACGGCTGTTGAGGAACTACTAAGAAGGGTTCCACAATCGAGAAATGCAGATGGCGTTATACTAGCTCAGGTTATTCAGGCAGGGCAAGGTCAGAATCCTGCGAGAAAGGTAGCGGTGGATGCCGGAGTAGATTTATCCGTACCAGCGATCACGTTAAATAATGTGTGTCTAGCAGGCTTGGCGTCGGTGTCGGATGCAGCCAGACGAATCGCCTTACACGAAGGACAGCTGTACATTGTGGGTGGGTATGATTCGATGACCAATGCCCCACACGTCGCCAATTTACGAAAAAATATCACGCTTGGAAAAGAAGTATTTAGCGACACGCTTGACGATGGACTGTGGTGCTCTTTGTCTGATGAATCGATGGGCGTTCTGACAGATACCATTAACAAGGAGTTAGGAATTACGCGCTACGAGCAAGATGAGTATGCACTTTCCTCACAACAGCGTGCATATAAAGCGGTGACGAAAGGGTATTTTGAAAAAGAGATCATACCAGTAACAACAAAAACAGGAGTTGTAACCGAAGACGAAGGCATTCGTCCAAATTCTTCTTTTGAAGCATTATCAAGATTAAGACCCGTTTTTCTTGAAGATGGAACGATTACAGCTGGCAATGCTTCTCAAATGTCTGATGGAGCAAGTGTGGGGATTGTTGCGAGTGAGTCGTTTGCTGACAAAACTGGCCAAACTCCACTTGCTAAAATCATTGGTTGGGCAGATATTGCAGGCCCGGATGTAAGCCTACATTTAAAACCGGCACAAGCCATTGAAAAAGTACTTGAGAAAACGGGTCACACACTAGCTGAAATTGACCTCTTTGAAATAAACGAAGCATTTGCTAGTGTTGCCATTGCGAGCTGTAAGAAACTAAAAATCCCTTTTGAAAAAGTGAATATTAACGGAGGGGCAATTGCACTTGGTCATCCTTTAGGTGGCACAGGATTTCGCTTGCTACTAACGCTTATCCATGAATTGAAAAGACGTGGAGGCGGAAAAGGAATCGCAACCTTATGTGGAGGAGGCGGCCAAGGCACCGCAGTTTTAGTGGAAGTACCTAAGGGGTGGCAATAA
- a CDS encoding DUF4212 domain-containing protein — MKRIDKKVADAYFKTRTTLIMSFLGIGVIVSFGVVLFAESLTEVTFIGIPIHYYMGAQGAIVTFIILLFLNAIISDRIDKKYGIDDSRNETIGKGKPMDH, encoded by the coding sequence GTGAAGAGAATTGATAAAAAAGTGGCAGATGCTTATTTTAAAACACGTACGACTTTAATAATGAGCTTTTTGGGGATAGGAGTTATTGTGTCATTTGGTGTTGTATTATTCGCTGAATCTTTAACTGAAGTTACGTTTATTGGAATCCCAATTCATTATTACATGGGAGCACAAGGTGCAATCGTGACGTTTATCATCTTATTATTTTTAAACGCCATTATTAGTGATCGTATCGATAAGAAATACGGCATTGATGATTCGCGAAATGAAACAATTGGTAAAGGTAAACCGATGGATCACTAA
- a CDS encoding AMP-binding protein — protein MTMNVKEAFNTLNNQELAWYPDDTLINNANITLFNSKHGLADIEELHKKSISDPQWFYESLLNELDVTWHEPYTELLNTQNGIAFPEWFSKGKTNLVHYTIEKQISNGRGEHLAFIWEGEDGSTVSYTFNELNKKVNELAAGLISLGIVKGDRIGIYLPPIPEAPISLFACAKIGAIVIPVFSGYGSESVALRLNDSQAKVLITADGFYRRGKVINTKAEADRAVKLAPTIEHVVVANRTNQDIDWNQGIDIWLHDLTDKHVNQTVETERLLADDPFMIMYTSGTTGKPKGTVHTHTGFPLKSAIDLYFCFDIKKDDRIFWLSDFGWMMGPWLFLGAAVHGTTVVFYEGSPDFPHEGRLWELIERHQITTFGVSPTLIRSLMTKEAQVPQLPSLRILGSTGEPWNTEAWFWFLDYVGKGRCPIINYSGGTEVSGGILGTYPTIPIKPCGFHGPIPGMAATIVNENGQKVENSIGDLTISSPFLGMTKSFWNDDERYISAYWSKWEGMWAHGDFAAIDKHGFWYLLGRSDDTMKVAGKRIGPSEIEAAVTSHDLVKESAAIGIPHKIKGEVPVVFAVLHDAKVVPLESDLQKHAERSLGKALKPQRVMIVSDIPYTQSGKIARRVIKALYLGEDPGDVSTLRNIAVLKEIKERGQESETTFREKSESTGG, from the coding sequence ATGACAATGAACGTAAAAGAAGCATTCAATACATTAAATAATCAGGAGCTTGCATGGTATCCAGATGACACGCTCATTAACAATGCGAACATCACTTTATTCAATAGTAAACACGGATTAGCAGACATTGAAGAACTTCATAAGAAATCAATTAGCGATCCACAATGGTTTTATGAAAGTCTGCTTAACGAACTCGATGTGACGTGGCACGAGCCCTATACCGAGTTGCTGAATACGCAAAACGGGATAGCTTTTCCAGAGTGGTTCAGTAAGGGAAAAACAAATCTTGTCCACTATACGATTGAGAAACAAATTAGCAATGGCAGAGGCGAACATCTTGCTTTCATTTGGGAAGGTGAGGATGGAAGCACTGTTTCTTATACCTTTAACGAACTCAATAAAAAAGTGAATGAGCTAGCGGCTGGCTTAATATCATTAGGAATTGTAAAGGGTGACCGAATTGGTATTTATTTGCCTCCAATACCAGAAGCACCTATTTCATTATTCGCCTGTGCGAAGATTGGTGCGATAGTGATCCCCGTGTTTTCAGGTTACGGGTCGGAATCTGTGGCGTTACGGTTAAACGATAGTCAGGCGAAAGTGTTGATTACAGCTGACGGCTTCTATCGTCGTGGAAAAGTGATAAACACGAAAGCCGAAGCAGATCGTGCAGTTAAACTTGCGCCGACTATTGAGCATGTCGTGGTAGCTAATCGCACAAACCAGGATATTGACTGGAATCAAGGCATAGATATTTGGTTACATGACTTGACTGACAAACATGTAAATCAAACTGTGGAGACAGAGAGATTGCTTGCAGATGATCCATTTATGATTATGTATACATCTGGTACGACGGGCAAACCAAAGGGTACTGTCCATACTCACACAGGATTTCCTTTAAAAAGCGCAATTGACCTTTACTTCTGTTTTGATATAAAAAAAGACGACCGCATCTTTTGGCTATCGGACTTTGGTTGGATGATGGGGCCCTGGCTATTCTTAGGTGCAGCGGTTCACGGTACAACGGTTGTTTTTTATGAAGGTAGCCCTGATTTTCCTCATGAAGGTCGATTATGGGAACTCATTGAACGCCATCAAATTACGACTTTCGGAGTTTCGCCTACTTTAATCCGTTCGCTCATGACGAAAGAAGCACAAGTACCACAACTTCCATCCTTAAGGATACTAGGGTCAACAGGAGAACCGTGGAACACGGAAGCATGGTTTTGGTTTTTAGATTATGTAGGAAAAGGTAGATGTCCGATCATAAATTATTCGGGGGGAACTGAAGTGTCAGGGGGAATTCTTGGCACATACCCTACTATTCCGATAAAGCCATGTGGTTTTCATGGACCAATTCCAGGAATGGCAGCCACAATCGTTAATGAAAATGGACAAAAAGTTGAGAATTCTATTGGTGATTTGACCATTTCTTCTCCGTTTCTTGGCATGACAAAATCTTTTTGGAACGACGATGAACGTTATATAAGTGCCTACTGGTCGAAGTGGGAAGGAATGTGGGCACATGGAGATTTTGCGGCTATCGACAAACACGGTTTCTGGTATTTACTTGGTCGGTCCGATGACACGATGAAGGTTGCGGGCAAACGAATTGGCCCGTCAGAGATTGAAGCAGCGGTAACTTCTCATGACTTGGTGAAGGAATCGGCGGCAATCGGTATTCCCCATAAAATAAAAGGGGAGGTGCCAGTTGTCTTCGCTGTCTTGCATGACGCAAAGGTAGTGCCGTTAGAGAGCGATTTACAGAAACATGCTGAACGTTCACTCGGAAAAGCACTTAAACCACAACGAGTCATGATCGTTTCGGATATTCCCTATACCCAAAGTGGGAAAATTGCTCGGCGCGTGATAAAGGCTCTGTATCTTGGTGAGGATCCAGGAGATGTATCGACATTAAGGAACATCGCCGTTCTGAAGGAAATAAAGGAAAGAGGTCAGGAAAGTGAAACTACTTTTAGAGAAAAAAGTGAATCCACAGGAGGCTGA
- a CDS encoding LLM class flavin-dependent oxidoreductase, producing MTKQIIINAFDMASAMHNSHGLWKHKDSERQRNYKDLDYWIKMAKLLERGKIDAIFFADVLGVYDTFKQSKEPSIRDGLQVPLLDAALIIPVMASVTENLSFAFTVSTTYEQPFGTARRFSTLDHLTKGRVAWNVVTSYLPNAAKNFGLHEMIKHDERYDIAEEFLEVSYKLWESSWEDGAVIDDAENNMLIDSSKVHEINHSGKYFNVEGPHLTEPSLQRTPVIYQAGTSEKGRALAAKHAECVFVGGPTPEKIKYYTEDIKSRAEQFGRDPDHIKIFSFLTVIVAETTELAELKFQEFNSLWSPDAAMAQFGGASGYDLAEFEEVDQEQPFEFKPTEHGHYKAASLTTDYKKKLSIKEAIQRLEKLDRETIIVGNPSEVADAIQYQFEASGVDGFNLNHLVTPASLEDFIDLVVPVLQERGLYKTEYKEGTLREKLFDHESSLLPESHPGSKYRKPKPISVWA from the coding sequence ATGACTAAACAAATTATCATAAATGCATTCGATATGGCTAGTGCTATGCACAATTCTCATGGATTGTGGAAGCATAAGGATAGTGAGAGACAACGCAACTATAAGGATCTGGATTATTGGATTAAAATGGCCAAACTTTTGGAGCGAGGAAAGATCGATGCCATCTTCTTTGCTGATGTACTTGGCGTCTATGATACATTCAAACAAAGTAAGGAACCATCTATCCGTGATGGTCTACAAGTACCTTTATTAGACGCCGCATTAATTATTCCTGTAATGGCAAGCGTGACGGAAAACCTTTCTTTTGCCTTTACCGTAAGCACAACATACGAACAGCCTTTCGGAACTGCCAGACGTTTTTCCACTCTAGACCATTTAACAAAAGGAAGAGTGGCTTGGAATGTAGTCACTTCCTATTTACCTAATGCAGCGAAGAATTTTGGCCTTCATGAGATGATCAAGCATGATGAACGCTATGATATTGCTGAGGAATTTCTCGAAGTATCGTATAAGCTTTGGGAATCTAGCTGGGAAGACGGAGCGGTTATCGACGATGCCGAGAATAATATGTTAATAGACTCTTCCAAGGTACATGAAATCAATCACTCTGGTAAATATTTTAATGTTGAAGGTCCTCATTTAACTGAGCCGTCCTTACAGCGTACACCGGTCATTTACCAAGCAGGAACTTCTGAAAAAGGAAGAGCTTTAGCTGCGAAGCACGCAGAATGTGTTTTCGTGGGTGGACCGACGCCTGAAAAAATCAAGTACTATACAGAGGATATTAAAAGTCGTGCCGAACAATTTGGTCGAGATCCAGACCATATTAAGATTTTTTCATTCCTAACTGTCATCGTGGCAGAAACAACAGAATTAGCGGAGTTGAAATTCCAAGAGTTCAACAGTCTGTGGAGTCCTGATGCTGCCATGGCTCAATTTGGCGGAGCAAGTGGATACGACTTAGCTGAGTTTGAAGAAGTGGACCAGGAGCAGCCTTTTGAATTTAAGCCTACAGAACATGGCCACTATAAAGCAGCTTCATTAACTACAGATTACAAGAAAAAATTGTCTATTAAAGAAGCAATACAGCGACTTGAGAAATTAGACCGAGAAACAATTATTGTGGGCAATCCAAGCGAAGTGGCAGATGCCATTCAATATCAATTTGAAGCGTCAGGAGTGGATGGATTTAATCTAAACCATCTTGTTACGCCGGCGAGCTTGGAAGACTTTATTGATTTAGTCGTCCCAGTGTTACAAGAAAGAGGACTTTACAAAACGGAATATAAAGAAGGAACACTAAGAGAAAAATTGTTTGACCATGAAAGTAGCCTATTGCCAGAGAGTCATCCTGGCAGCAAATATAGAAAACCTAAACCAATTAGTGTGTGGGCTTAG
- a CDS encoding YolD-like family protein: MKINRGLKVQDDLKDRGNIKWTAMMLPEHVIELREWQEDQDKVKKPVLDEFDYDTMQEEIERALISRMETRLTSWKKDKLCYHQGIIKEANNHYLRYEDPVGIHQLPLEELVGVMILT; encoded by the coding sequence ATGAAAATTAACCGAGGTCTAAAAGTCCAAGATGACCTTAAAGATCGCGGAAACATCAAATGGACGGCCATGATGCTACCAGAACATGTGATAGAACTCCGTGAATGGCAAGAGGACCAAGACAAAGTTAAAAAACCTGTACTCGATGAATTTGATTACGATACCATGCAAGAAGAAATTGAGCGAGCACTGATAAGCCGAATGGAAACACGTCTCACCTCATGGAAGAAAGACAAACTTTGCTATCATCAGGGCATTATCAAAGAAGCAAACAACCACTATCTTCGCTACGAAGACCCAGTCGGTATCCATCAACTGCCGCTCGAAGAACTCGTCGGTGTGATGATCCTTACGTAA
- a CDS encoding transcriptional regulator, with product MKDTIIKYMQRQNSVEMIYLARDGNITKRRVKVIKACEDTFQAYCFTKKAKRTFYFDHVLAVVPVIRREREDVIS from the coding sequence ATGAAAGACACCATTATTAAATATATGCAGCGACAAAACAGTGTGGAAATGATTTATCTTGCACGGGATGGAAACATCACAAAACGTCGTGTGAAAGTCATTAAGGCCTGCGAAGACACATTTCAAGCGTACTGTTTTACAAAGAAGGCAAAGCGAACTTTTTACTTTGATCATGTTCTCGCAGTGGTCCCTGTCATTCGAAGAGAAAGGGAGGACGTCATTTCATGA